The following coding sequences are from one Nicotiana tomentosiformis chromosome 3, ASM39032v3, whole genome shotgun sequence window:
- the LOC104097201 gene encoding mitogen-activated protein kinase kinase kinase 20-like: protein MAAISDPIIWTRGKTIGRGSFGIVTSATTTNSSVDIPSTIAVKSALFSHSKSLQKERELLHEFQDCDHVIRCFGADVTEEDGKILYNMLLEYASGGSLADRIGQNSRKGLQDFEVKQHAKSLLLGISHIHGRGFVHLDIKPDNILLVGTEKVAKIADFGFAKKVGGVKSQKRKHGLKGTPLYMAPELVLDNEYGPEADIWAFGCTVFEMVTGKTMWDCSEANDVVYLLCKIGMGSPDLQNKRLSKEAEDFLKKCLVKEPRSRWTADMLLKHPFLSSDDNVVVRERTRKKELNPNPLIDDFCNSTEMDKLKPIKLLNCRSNKRRKLLA from the exons ATGGCGGCGATTAGCGATCCAATAATATGGACGAGAGGCAAAACTATAGGAAGAGGCAGTTTCGGTATCGTCACTTCAGCAACGACAACAAACTCATCCGTTGATATTCCGTCGACAATCGCAGTAAAATCTGCCTTGTTTTCGCATTCAAAGTCGTTACAGAAAGAGAGAGAATTGCTACATGAGTTTCAAGATTGTGATCATGTTATTCGATGTTTCGGAGCTGATGTTACTGAAGAAGATGGGAAGATATTGTACAACATGTTGCTCGAGTACGCGTCTGGTGGAAGTTTAGCTGATCGGATTggtcaaaattcaaggaaaggGTTGCAAGATTTTGAGGTAAAACAGCACGCGAAATCGCTTCTCTTAGGGATTAGTCATATTCATGGAAGAGGTTTCGTTCACCTTGACATTAAACCAGATAATATTCTTCTTGTGGGTACGGAAAAAGTTGCCAAGATTGCTGATTTCGGGTTTGCGAAGAAGGTTGGAGGAGTAAAGAGTCAGAAAAGAAAGCACGGACTCAAAGGAACACCTTTGTACATGGCACCAGAATTAGTTCTTGATAACGAGTACGGACCTGAAGCTGATATTTGGGCTTTCGGATGCACTGTCTTTGAGATGGTTACAGGGAAGACAATGTGGGATTGCAGTGAAGCCAACGACGTTGTTTATCTGTTGTGCAAAATTGGAATGGGATCACCGGATTTGCAGAACAAAAGATTGTCAAAAGAGGCTGAAGATTTTCTGAAAAAGTGTCTTGTTAAGGAGCCGAGATCGCGATGGACTGCTGATATGCTATTAAAGCATCCATTTCTTTCATCTGATGATAATGTTGTTGTTCGTGAGCGGACAAGGAAAAAGGAACTCAACCC TAATCCTTTAATTGACGATTTCTGCAATAGTACGGAGATGGATAAGCTAAAACCAATAAAGTTATTGAATTGCAGATCCAACAAAAGAAGAAAGCTACTAGCTTGA